A section of the Kribbella sp. HUAS MG21 genome encodes:
- a CDS encoding AAA family ATPase — MPFATQPVRRVAAAEGIRPSGHWPHTIPAVRQLLTDGLDLDPGVTFLVGENGTGKSTLVEAVAVAFGLSPEGGSTGARLTTRATESPLADDLRLTRGVGAKRAGFFLRAETMHGFYTYLEHNPKTSGPPEPVFHEMSHGESFLTLIRDRFTRQGFYCLDEPESALSFATSLAVVGVLGQLASNGSQVLCATHSPVIAHVL, encoded by the coding sequence ATGCCCTTCGCCACGCAGCCCGTACGCCGGGTCGCCGCGGCGGAGGGCATTCGCCCGTCCGGCCACTGGCCACACACGATCCCGGCCGTCCGCCAGCTCCTGACCGACGGTCTGGACCTCGACCCGGGCGTCACGTTCCTGGTCGGCGAGAACGGCACCGGCAAGTCCACCCTGGTCGAGGCCGTCGCCGTAGCCTTCGGCCTCTCCCCCGAAGGCGGCTCCACCGGAGCCCGCCTCACCACCCGCGCCACCGAGTCGCCGCTAGCCGACGACCTGCGACTCACCCGCGGCGTCGGCGCCAAGCGCGCGGGCTTCTTCCTCCGCGCCGAAACCATGCACGGCTTCTACACCTACCTGGAGCACAACCCGAAGACGTCCGGTCCGCCCGAGCCCGTCTTCCACGAGATGAGCCACGGCGAGAGCTTCCTGACCCTCATCCGGGACCGCTTCACCCGGCAGGGCTTCTACTGCCTCGACGAGCCCGAGTCCGCCCTGTCGTTCGCCACCAGCCTCGCCGTGGTCGGCGTACTCGGTCAGCTGGCCTCGAACGGCTCCCAGGTGCTCTGCGCGACACACTCCCCCGTGATCGCGCACGTGCTCTAG
- a CDS encoding sodium:proton exchanger: MFRAVRPVLLLLAVAIPAVVLRLLGTHPPALASIVVFGIAVVAASFVLAWAAEAAEMDIAGGLAIAVLAVIAVLPEYAVDLYFAHTAGSNPEYVQYAAANMTGSNRLLLGLGWSSVALISLYVASRRSGRTVRALVLDSGYRRELGFLAVAGVVAFVIPVTGEIHLLLGIALLAFFAFYLYRAATGGHGDEPDLIGPAATIGALPKVARRITVTAMFVAAAGVILAAAEPFADSLVEGGHALGIDQFLLVQWLAPLASEAPEFIVALLFAWRGKGAAALGLLISAKVNQWTLLIGSLPIAYGLGGGGAALHLDGRQIEEFLLTATQTLLGLAILLNLRFPRWAAWTLLGLFAVQFAVPGQTGRYVISAIYLALAIGAAIHNRKQLIPTITAPFRRTTAKPAADRADELIKV, from the coding sequence ATGTTCCGAGCCGTCCGCCCTGTCCTGCTGCTGCTCGCGGTGGCGATCCCCGCCGTCGTCCTGCGGCTCCTCGGCACTCATCCCCCGGCACTGGCCTCGATCGTGGTCTTCGGCATCGCCGTGGTCGCCGCGTCGTTCGTGCTGGCCTGGGCCGCGGAGGCGGCGGAGATGGACATCGCGGGCGGTCTCGCGATCGCGGTGCTCGCGGTCATCGCGGTCCTCCCGGAGTACGCGGTCGACCTGTACTTCGCCCACACCGCCGGCTCGAACCCGGAGTACGTGCAGTACGCCGCCGCCAACATGACCGGCTCGAACCGCCTGCTCCTCGGCCTCGGCTGGTCGAGCGTCGCCCTGATCAGCCTGTACGTCGCCTCGCGCCGCAGCGGGCGCACCGTCCGGGCGCTGGTCCTGGACTCGGGCTACCGGCGCGAACTGGGCTTCCTGGCGGTCGCGGGCGTGGTCGCGTTCGTGATCCCGGTGACCGGTGAGATCCACCTGCTGCTGGGGATCGCGCTGCTCGCGTTCTTCGCCTTCTACCTGTACCGCGCGGCGACGGGCGGCCACGGCGACGAGCCGGACCTGATCGGCCCGGCCGCGACGATCGGCGCGCTGCCGAAGGTCGCCCGGCGGATCACCGTCACCGCGATGTTCGTGGCCGCCGCCGGGGTGATCCTGGCGGCCGCCGAGCCGTTCGCGGACTCGCTGGTCGAGGGCGGTCACGCGCTGGGCATCGACCAGTTCCTGCTCGTGCAGTGGCTGGCACCGCTGGCGTCCGAGGCGCCGGAGTTCATCGTCGCGCTGCTGTTCGCCTGGCGGGGCAAGGGCGCGGCCGCGCTCGGTCTGCTGATCTCCGCCAAGGTGAACCAGTGGACCCTGCTGATCGGCAGTCTGCCGATCGCGTACGGCCTCGGTGGCGGCGGCGCGGCGCTGCACCTGGACGGCCGGCAGATCGAGGAGTTCCTTCTCACCGCCACGCAGACGCTGCTGGGCCTCGCGATCCTCCTGAACCTCCGCTTCCCGCGCTGGGCCGCGTGGACCCTGCTGGGCCTGTTCGCCGTCCAGTTCGCCGTACCGGGCCAGACCGGCCGCTACGTCATCAGCGCCATCTACCTGGCGCTCGCCATCGGCGCGGCGATCCACAACCGCAAGCAGCTGATCCCCACGATCACCGCCCCGTTCCGCCGCACCACAGCAAAGCCAGCAGCGGACCGCGCCGACGAGCTGATCAAGGTCTGA
- a CDS encoding transposase, with product MGTATSSARYTYRLRVGTAAERLLLSEWDRCRWMWNQCVAQSRAAYGRGEKIGPAALDKMCTTWRAEHAWLRAGASIPQKQTIRDFGKSRLKAIKDITEKVPMRRRTGLPGLKKKNLAAPSLNYTRNGFRFKDHKLHLAGDITVNVVWSRELPSVPSSVRVYRDSLGHWYASFVVVTEAQSLPATGAVLGVDWGVKDIATTTSDDHDLPHPGFGRNASAELTAVNKAVSRRRRPKGQQQSNGYRKAKRRRARLLKKVSRQRKDYARKWAKKLVRDHDCLAVEDFRPKFLAKSTMAKKAADAAIAASKQALVDMGHKHGRTVLLVHPAHTTMDCGHCGARAKHALPLGERTYSCIECGAVSPRDKNSARVMLNRAGLNPDGVDRGRPVQSSTGKAA from the coding sequence ATGGGCACAGCCACCAGTTCGGCGCGGTACACCTACCGTCTGCGTGTCGGCACGGCCGCGGAACGGTTGCTGCTGTCGGAATGGGACCGGTGCCGCTGGATGTGGAACCAGTGCGTCGCCCAGTCCAGGGCGGCGTACGGGCGCGGCGAGAAGATCGGCCCCGCGGCACTGGACAAAATGTGCACCACCTGGCGAGCCGAACACGCGTGGCTGCGGGCAGGCGCGTCGATCCCGCAGAAACAGACGATCCGCGACTTCGGGAAGTCGCGCCTCAAGGCGATCAAGGACATCACGGAGAAGGTGCCGATGCGTCGCCGCACCGGGTTGCCGGGCCTCAAGAAGAAGAACCTGGCGGCCCCGAGTCTCAACTACACACGCAATGGTTTCCGCTTCAAGGACCACAAGTTGCACCTCGCCGGCGACATCACCGTCAACGTGGTGTGGTCTCGAGAGTTGCCGTCGGTGCCGTCCAGTGTCCGTGTCTACCGCGACTCACTGGGACATTGGTACGCGTCGTTCGTCGTTGTGACTGAGGCGCAGTCGCTGCCGGCGACGGGTGCGGTGCTGGGGGTCGATTGGGGCGTCAAAGACATCGCCACGACCACCAGCGACGACCACGATCTGCCGCATCCCGGTTTCGGGAGGAATGCGTCAGCAGAGCTGACGGCTGTCAACAAAGCGGTGTCGCGACGCCGCAGGCCGAAGGGCCAGCAGCAGAGCAACGGCTATCGGAAGGCGAAGCGGCGCCGGGCGAGGCTGCTGAAGAAGGTCTCTCGGCAGCGTAAGGACTACGCCCGTAAGTGGGCGAAGAAGCTGGTCCGCGACCACGATTGTCTGGCCGTGGAGGACTTCCGTCCGAAGTTCCTCGCCAAGTCCACGATGGCCAAGAAGGCCGCCGATGCCGCTATCGCGGCCAGCAAGCAAGCCCTCGTCGACATGGGCCACAAGCACGGCAGGACCGTCCTGCTGGTACACCCCGCGCACACCACGATGGACTGCGGACACTGCGGAGCGAGAGCCAAGCACGCACTGCCGCTGGGGGAGCGCACATATAGCTGTATCGAGTGCGGAGCAGTGTCGCCACGGGACAAGAACTCCGCGCGTGTGATGCTCAACCGGGCAGGTCTGAACCCGGATGGTGTCGATCGCGGAAGACCCGTCCAGTCGTCGACTGGAAAGGCAGCGTGA
- a CDS encoding metalloregulator ArsR/SmtB family transcription factor produces the protein MLSAPVRLHLVSLAAQGEYDVGTLAERVGVSIATASQHLGKLRLAGIITARREGRRHIYTVDDPHVLNLVDQIFEHIAPDGSLAPDPPRRTRPPHTD, from the coding sequence ATGCTCTCCGCTCCGGTCCGGCTGCACCTGGTGTCCCTGGCCGCGCAAGGCGAGTACGACGTCGGCACCCTGGCGGAACGCGTCGGCGTGAGTATCGCCACCGCGAGCCAGCACCTCGGCAAACTCCGCCTGGCCGGCATCATCACCGCCCGCCGCGAGGGCCGCCGGCACATCTACACGGTCGACGACCCCCACGTCCTCAACCTCGTCGACCAGATCTTCGAACACATCGCCCCCGACGGCTCCCTCGCCCCCGACCCACCCCGCCGTACGAGACCGCCGCACACGGACTAG
- a CDS encoding GNAT family N-acetyltransferase — protein MEPLGSVPWPPEPIKTERLVLREPEARDRSTFIELLASPDVHTYLGGARPRAELERETPEVPERWPGSFVVEHDGAMIGQVLLRRATRHRPAAVGKLDLGYLFLPRAWGFGYAGEACAAALEWLGDVLPGEPVVLATQTANLGSMRLATKLGFAEVERFEAWGAEQWLGMRA, from the coding sequence GTGGAACCTCTGGGATCCGTACCGTGGCCACCCGAGCCGATCAAGACCGAGCGCCTCGTGCTCCGCGAGCCCGAGGCCCGGGACCGGTCGACGTTCATCGAACTGCTCGCCTCGCCGGACGTGCACACCTATCTCGGCGGCGCCCGTCCGCGCGCCGAACTCGAACGCGAGACTCCCGAGGTGCCCGAGCGGTGGCCTGGGAGTTTCGTCGTCGAGCACGACGGGGCGATGATCGGTCAGGTACTGCTCCGGAGGGCGACCCGGCATCGTCCGGCGGCCGTCGGCAAGCTCGATCTCGGCTATCTGTTCCTGCCGCGGGCGTGGGGATTCGGGTACGCCGGCGAGGCGTGCGCGGCGGCGCTGGAGTGGCTCGGCGATGTCCTGCCGGGCGAACCGGTCGTGCTCGCCACCCAGACCGCCAACCTCGGCTCGATGCGCCTGGCAACGAAACTGGGCTTCGCCGAGGTCGAGCGGTTCGAGGCCTGGGGCGCCGAGCAGTGGCTCGGGATGCGGGCCTAG
- a CDS encoding DUF6104 family protein — MYFTDRGIEELEKRRGEEEVSLAFVADRLREFVDLNPEFETPIERFATWLARLDDEDD; from the coding sequence GTGTACTTCACCGACCGCGGCATCGAGGAGCTCGAGAAGCGCCGGGGCGAAGAGGAAGTCTCCCTCGCCTTCGTCGCCGACCGGCTCCGCGAGTTCGTCGACCTGAACCCCGAGTTCGAAACCCCGATCGAACGCTTCGCCACCTGGCTCGCCCGCCTGGACGACGAAGACGACTAG